A DNA window from Fragaria vesca subsp. vesca linkage group LG3, FraVesHawaii_1.0, whole genome shotgun sequence contains the following coding sequences:
- the LOC101293468 gene encoding uncharacterized protein LOC101293468 produces the protein MASAPLLHARCGYSPRFSCSSARRNGGGALGSSPSSSSSSCCSSSYLAFSSGAYNSWRNQGLRAHAMTSQGGFASSSRGVASAEKKPDHLLVLVHGILASPSDWTYVEVELRKRLGRNFLIYASSCNMYTKTFTGIDGAGKRLADEVMQVVQKTDSLKKISFLAHSLGGLFARYAISVLYRPNDIPDSALVNSKETYPLRRGKIAGLEPINFVTLATPHLGVRGKKQLPFLLGVPFLEKLAAPIAPIVVGRTGSQLFLTDGKPERPPLLLRMASDCEDGNFLSALGSFKSRILYANVSYDHMVGWRTSSIRRETEILKPPRRSLVGYKHVVDVDYCPPVSSDGPHFPPEAAKAKEAAQSKPNQQNTLEYHEIVEDEMIGGLQQLGWKKVDVSFHSAAWPFFAHNNIHVKNEWLHNAGAGVVAHVADTLKQQESSSTLTASL, from the exons ATGGCCTCCGCTCCTCTACTTCACGCGCGTTGCGGTTACTCGCCGAGATTCAGTTGCAGCAGTGCTCGTCGGAATGGTGGTGGAGCTCTAGGTTCGTCGCCGTCGTCGTCTTCGTCGTCGTGTTGCTCTTCTTCGTATTTGGCCTTCTCTTCCG GAGCGTATAATAGTTGGAGGAATCAAGGACTGAGAGCTCACGCTATGACGAGTCAGGGAGGTTTCGCTTCTTCCTCCAGAGGTGTTGCCAGTGCGGAGAAGAAGCCTGATCATCTTCTTGTACTTGTTCATGGCATATTGGCTAG CCCGAGTGATTGGACATATGTGGAAGTGGAGTTACGAAAGCGTCTAGGCAGGAACTTTTTAATCTATG CAAGTTCATGTAACATGTACACTAAAACTTTTACCGGGATTGATGGAGCTGGAAAGAGACTGGCAGATGAA GTCATGCAAGTTGTGCAAAAGACAGATAGCCTGAAGAAAATCTCATTTTTAGCCCATTCTCTGGGGGGTTTGTTTGCAAGATACGCAATATCTGTTCTTTACAGACCCAATGATATTCCCGATTCAGCTCTTGTAAATTCAAAAGAAACATACCCTTTGAGACGAGGAAAGATTGCCGGTTTGGAGCCAATCAATTTTGTAACATTGGCGACCCCACATCTTGGGGTGAGGGGGAAAAAGCAG CTACCATTTCTTTTAGGCGTACCATTTTTAGAAAAGTTGGCTGCACCAATTGCTCCTATTGTTGTTGGTCGAACTGGTAGTCAGCTGTTCCTCACTGATGGTAAACCTGAAAGACCACCACTTCTGTTGAGAATGGCATCTGATTGTGAAGATGGAAATTTTTT ATCAGCATTGGGGTCGTTTAAATCTCGGATTCTTTATGCTAATGTATCTTATGATC ATATGGTTGGTTGGCGTACATCATCCATTAGGAGAGAGACAGAAATTTTGAAG CCTCCTCGACGGTCTTTGGTTGGCTACAAGCATGTTGTAGATGTAGATTATTGTCCCCCAGTTTCGTCTGACGGCCCCCATTTTCCTCCTGAAGCAGCTAAGGCGAAGGAGGCAGCCCAAAGTAAACCCAACCAACAGAACACCTTGGAATATCATGAAATTGTTGAAG ATGAAATGATAGGAGGCTTACAACAGTTGGGATGGAAAAAAGTTGATGTCAGCTTTCATTCTGCAGCTTGGCCCTTCTTTGCCCACAACAACATTCAT GTGAAAAATGAATGGCTTCACAATGCTGGTGCTGGAGTGGTTGCACACGTTGCTGACACTCTAAAGCAACAAGAATCGTCCTCCACACTGACCGCCAGCTTATAG